A stretch of the Pedobacter sp. MC2016-14 genome encodes the following:
- a CDS encoding SprT-like domain-containing protein, giving the protein MEKVNILAQYMPATAAPVIAKWIDYFQCEFKISKNRATKLGDYRHPYKGEGHKISVNNNLNPYAFLVTTVHEFAHLLTWNDYKNKVKPHGTEWKVNFKRMMNPFLEQQVFPADVQQAIVTYLGNPSASSCTDLKLARTLKRYDDKSGHSRLEELAEHAVFSIKDGRRFKKGARLRKRYRCTCLDNGKIYLFNPLAEVLVFEVSGT; this is encoded by the coding sequence GTGGAGAAAGTTAATATTTTAGCACAATACATGCCCGCAACGGCAGCTCCGGTAATTGCAAAATGGATAGATTACTTTCAGTGCGAGTTTAAGATATCGAAAAACAGGGCTACAAAACTTGGTGATTACCGTCATCCTTACAAGGGCGAAGGGCACAAAATTTCTGTAAACAATAACCTCAACCCCTATGCTTTTCTAGTAACTACAGTGCATGAGTTCGCCCATCTGTTAACCTGGAACGATTATAAAAATAAGGTTAAACCTCATGGTACAGAATGGAAGGTTAATTTTAAAAGGATGATGAATCCTTTTTTAGAACAGCAGGTTTTTCCGGCCGATGTACAGCAAGCTATTGTTACCTACCTCGGCAATCCTTCTGCTTCCAGTTGTACAGATTTAAAGCTGGCCAGGACCTTAAAAAGATATGATGATAAAAGCGGTCATTCCCGCCTGGAAGAATTGGCTGAGCACGCTGTTTTTAGCATTAAAGATGGTCGCAGGTTTAAGAAAGGCGCCCGGTTAAGGAAAAGATACCGGTGTACCTGCCTTGACAATGGCAAAATCTACCTTTTTAACCCGCTTGCAGAAGTACTGGTATTCGAAGTTTCGGGAACATAA
- the feoB gene encoding ferrous iron transport protein B: MAADLKIALVGNPNTGKSTLFNLLTGLNQKIGNFPGITVDKKVGYCKLASGKQAEIIDLPGTYSLYPKSKDESIVFQVLADAKNPAYPDLIVLVADATNLRRNLLLYSQVADLGLPVILALNMTDMAKKEGIDINVDLLSSRLGIQIVAISARSNEGLEGLRSAINNATTLATQVTGTDVTVLAPEAIATAKLKLGTENDYYALQLLHQHEHLNLPLASVHQDLEAIKIEHHFESSKLQGAETIARYRYLSTVLSGVIVDTGAVKKFAFSDKLDRVLTNKYAGFLIFLAILFFIFNSIFSWSSYPMELIESGFAWLTDTGHQYLPEGLLTNLLLDGIVAGLGGVVIFIPQIAILFAFISILEDTGYMARVTFMMDKIMRKFGLSGKSVVPMIGSLACAVPSIMSARTIESWKDRIITIMVVPLVSCSARLPVYTLLISLIIPEKTVLGFINLQGLTLMGMYLISVVAAVLVALVMKFIIKAKEKSYFIMELPVYRMPRWSNVLFTMYEKSKTFVFEAGKVIVAISIVLWVLASYGPPARFEKIEQKYQAIEAGRDSTAISTLERDKAAEKLENSYAGVLGHVIEPVIKPLGFDWKIGIALVTSFAAREAFVGTMATIYSVDGGDEESSTIRDKMRAAVNPDTGLPVFTFATGLSLMLFYAFAMQCMSTVAVVYRETKTWKWPMIQLAYMTVLAYVASLIAFQLLK; encoded by the coding sequence TTGGCGGCTGATCTTAAAATTGCATTAGTTGGTAACCCCAACACAGGTAAATCGACACTTTTTAATTTACTTACCGGTTTAAATCAAAAGATTGGGAACTTTCCTGGTATTACTGTTGATAAAAAGGTAGGTTATTGTAAACTGGCTTCGGGAAAACAGGCTGAAATTATTGACCTTCCTGGTACCTACAGTTTATATCCTAAAAGTAAAGACGAAAGCATTGTTTTTCAGGTGCTGGCCGATGCTAAAAATCCGGCATATCCTGACCTGATTGTACTTGTTGCCGATGCCACGAACTTAAGGAGAAACCTGCTCTTGTATTCGCAGGTGGCAGATCTGGGCTTGCCAGTTATCCTTGCCCTAAACATGACAGACATGGCTAAGAAGGAGGGCATTGACATTAATGTAGATTTGCTTTCCAGCCGTTTGGGTATACAGATTGTAGCCATTTCTGCCAGAAGCAATGAAGGGCTTGAAGGCTTAAGATCGGCTATAAACAATGCAACAACGCTGGCTACACAGGTAACCGGAACTGACGTAACGGTATTGGCACCAGAGGCAATTGCTACTGCAAAACTGAAGTTGGGTACAGAAAATGATTACTATGCCCTGCAACTTTTACACCAGCATGAGCATCTTAATCTACCTTTAGCTTCGGTTCATCAGGACCTTGAAGCGATTAAAATTGAACACCATTTTGAGTCTTCTAAATTGCAGGGTGCAGAAACCATTGCAAGATACAGGTACCTAAGCACCGTACTTAGCGGGGTAATTGTAGATACCGGAGCGGTAAAGAAGTTCGCTTTTAGCGATAAACTGGATAGGGTACTGACCAATAAATATGCTGGATTTTTAATTTTTCTGGCGATTCTGTTTTTCATCTTTAACTCTATTTTTTCCTGGTCGTCTTACCCAATGGAACTTATAGAATCGGGATTTGCCTGGCTAACTGATACCGGGCACCAGTATCTTCCCGAGGGCTTACTGACCAATTTATTGCTGGACGGGATTGTGGCCGGACTGGGGGGGGTGGTCATCTTTATTCCCCAAATTGCCATCTTGTTTGCTTTTATCTCTATTCTTGAAGATACCGGCTATATGGCAAGGGTAACCTTTATGATGGATAAAATCATGCGTAAGTTTGGTTTAAGTGGTAAATCTGTGGTGCCCATGATTGGGAGTCTAGCCTGCGCTGTTCCATCCATCATGAGTGCGCGGACAATTGAAAGCTGGAAAGACCGTATCATTACCATTATGGTGGTACCACTGGTGAGCTGTTCTGCCCGTTTGCCGGTATATACCTTGCTGATCTCTTTAATTATCCCCGAAAAAACTGTTCTCGGCTTTATCAATTTACAGGGGCTCACTTTAATGGGCATGTACCTCATTAGTGTTGTAGCAGCGGTATTGGTGGCGTTAGTCATGAAATTTATCATTAAGGCCAAAGAGAAATCTTACTTTATTATGGAACTTCCGGTATACCGGATGCCACGCTGGAGTAATGTGCTGTTTACCATGTACGAGAAATCAAAGACTTTTGTTTTTGAGGCCGGAAAGGTAATTGTTGCCATTTCTATTGTGCTGTGGGTATTGGCTTCTTATGGACCTCCGGCGCGTTTTGAAAAAATAGAGCAGAAATATCAGGCTATTGAAGCTGGCCGCGACAGTACGGCAATCAGTACGCTGGAGCGAGATAAGGCTGCAGAAAAGCTTGAGAACTCGTATGCCGGTGTGTTGGGACATGTTATTGAACCCGTAATTAAGCCCCTTGGTTTTGACTGGAAAATTGGCATTGCGTTAGTTACCTCTTTTGCTGCCCGCGAGGCTTTTGTAGGCACAATGGCTACCATTTATAGTGTGGATGGAGGAGACGAGGAAAGCAGCACCATAAGGGATAAAATGCGTGCGGCTGTTAATCCGGATACCGGACTGCCCGTATTTACTTTTGCAACCGGCCTTTCGCTCATGTTATTTTATGCGTTTGCGATGCAGTGTATGAGCACTGTGGCGGTAGTGTACAGGGAAACTAAAACCTGGAAGTGGCCGATGATCCAGCTCGCATACATGACAGTTTTAGCTTATGTGGCCAGTTTAATCGCATTTCAGCTTTTAAAGTAA
- the sprA gene encoding cell surface protein SprA → MRNTFTLFIFLLCLFCGLGAFSQVRNPRSVTDTAKNSFSLREKQLLGIRPYTNPFAPLPDNMHRIVEYDAVNKRYSIRERIGDRFYTQPQYLTVEEYQRLLNSEIKRDNWRMLSNSEIDDVRKTGVIPSLQINSRAFERIFGGTTIDIQPRGEAELTFLGRINKNENPLFNENQRVQSNFDFNQRIQMDVVGNIGTKLKINMNYNTEAQFDFENQIKLDYTGGADDIIKKIEAGNVSLPLNTALITGTQALFGIKTQLQFGKLNVTSVFSQQKSQSREIKINNGAQQNEFRLSGDNYEANKHYFLAQYFRNNYNKALSNPPTVTTGVIVTKIEVWITNKTGNTTDSRDVLGFIDLGENTPYNTTQITGGAGYSALPSGFTSPLSPRASNNLLTQIPADARSTNSNSVIAYFQPYGGTDNFAKLTYARKLADKEYTFHAKLGYLSLNNALNADEVLAVAYRYTFNGVEYQVGEFSTDQSFDQAAPKVLFAKLLKNETTKVNLPTWDLMMKNIYSIGGYQISQQNFKLDIFRIDNESGIERPVLTEGMDSVKNKLWIDLTSVDRLNQQKERKPDGVFDFEVENNPFGSSGSSAAAVASALNSTSTNSNASLSAFASNIRNSYITIDPLNGRIIFPVVEPFGRDLAAKFTNQQNLIDKYTFTALYDSTKVIAQQLFTNQNRYVIKGSYQSEVASEFSLNSINVPEGSVKVFAGTIPLSEGTDYTVDYQGGRVKILNTGLLTSGQPIRITTENNELFGLQQRSLFGTRFDYRVNNKLNIGATYMNLTEKPLTAKVNIGEEPISNTMFGLDLNYSSSSRFLTKMVDKLPFISTKVPSSITFSGEYAQLVPGHPSALNADGSKGGTSYLDDFEASRSVIDLKSAISWQLSGTPQMFTESSLINDLAYGYNRAKIAFYNIDPSFYNRTGSNIPDYLKNDRAQLSNHYVREIIEQEVFPFKETATGQAITLPTLDVAFYPNIRGPYNYTTTGFTPDGKLTLPRNRWGGLFRRIETNDFEALNIEFIELWVMDPNIYKPNSAGGDLYFNLGNISEDILKDGRKSLENGLPTDGDPTKYDETNWGRVPKLQPVVQAFDNSPDARRVQDVGLDGLSSAQERAKFAIILNQIKAQLNPDAAAEFDNDPSSDDYSYFRGTALDQMRAGILRRYQNYNGTEGNSRTPQQSQEDFGVENSASTSLPDGEDVNRDNNMTQSDEYFQYKVSMRPADLEVGKNYVTDKIVSQVKLANGATQPVTWYQIRIPLADNNRNKVGNIQDFKSIRYLRMFLTNYADTTILRFAKIQLVRGEWRQYNTTNDPAQVIVDPALQPAASDNSIIEVATVNIEENGKRTPIPYVLPPGILRERDFSNYRGDTRQNEQSLSVTVRNLRDGYGRAAFKTAFNDFRSYKRLEMFIHAEALGNTVLNDRDLQAFLRIGTDNQDNYYEYSQPLMVTQPNTSNPYAIWPDANKMDIELELFQNAKIARNKATTSTGAAWPINIPFVYADGDRTITIKGQPDMSKVRVYMLGVKNPYRNTSNPAADDGFDKSAIIWFNELRLTEFDERGGWAATARVSAKLADFADVNISGSKSTIGFGSLDTRVSERNRSDNQLFDISSSMELGKFFPKKSGIKIPMFVSYSSQISTPQYNPMMPDIELKRALDEATKEEKKAILNYAQDYTTRNSINFTNVHKERTDPEQKVKLWDVENLSASYAYTKFSHRDFINENTLQQTYRASLAYNYSNLQRSYQPFDKLIKSNLLALLKDINFSLLPSAINFRIDVDRYYSENSLRNNDPGNYIPVNTTFNKNFLITRVYGISWNLSKSLTLDFDATNYSIIDEPDGRIEGMKRDTVWQNLKRLGRTTDYNHNMNITYTLPVNKIPGLDWVSVATRYGTNFNWQTEPLSTLRDPNINLGNTIQNARTIQVNPTLNMAGLYNKFGFVKRANASGEEGGGGSAFFVGLLTSVKNINAAFTQTKGTFLPGYLPKTTYFGIDDITGAPGLGFVFGSQRDIREMALSSNWLTTDTLQSQLYINTLREDLSLTGTVEPLKDLRITLTANKNRTLNYSTNFRYDASTGGFTNFSPYTTGDYSISFISIGTAFSDKNGSTVSQLFNQFMDNRQVISRRLGGLNPNSSGVTGGFADGYNKTSQDVVVAAFLAAYSGKDASKSSLNSMPKIPLPNWRINYSGLSRMAFVQETFKSIDLRHSYRSVYSINSFNSLIRYQETDGFAASRDVNNDFMPAYQYSQVTIAEQFSPLIGIDTRLKNNLTANFEIGKTRLLGLSLSNSQLAQLTENNMVFGFGYRTTKFRFPFGLFKQVRMDNNMDFKLDVAVRDNKTVIYRADVEDAEVSSGAKNITLRPSVDYILNQRFNIKLFYDSNITKPYTSQSFNTSFSNFGFSLRITLN, encoded by the coding sequence TTGAGAAACACATTTACGCTATTTATTTTTCTCTTATGTTTATTTTGCGGTTTAGGGGCTTTTTCGCAGGTCAGAAATCCGCGATCGGTAACGGATACGGCAAAAAATTCTTTTAGTTTAAGGGAAAAACAGCTGCTTGGCATCCGGCCATATACCAATCCTTTTGCCCCGCTGCCAGATAATATGCACCGCATTGTAGAATACGATGCCGTAAATAAAAGGTACAGCATTAGGGAGCGTATTGGCGACCGCTTTTATACCCAGCCCCAATACCTTACTGTTGAAGAATATCAGCGTTTGCTGAATAGCGAAATTAAGCGCGACAACTGGAGGATGCTTTCCAATTCTGAAATTGACGATGTAAGGAAAACCGGGGTCATTCCGAGTTTGCAAATCAACAGCAGGGCATTTGAAAGGATTTTTGGGGGTACCACCATAGATATTCAGCCAAGGGGAGAAGCCGAACTCACCTTCTTAGGGCGCATCAATAAAAATGAAAACCCGCTATTTAACGAAAACCAGCGAGTGCAAAGTAATTTTGATTTTAATCAGCGCATTCAGATGGATGTAGTCGGTAACATTGGTACCAAGTTGAAAATCAACATGAATTACAATACCGAGGCGCAGTTTGATTTTGAGAACCAGATTAAACTGGACTATACAGGTGGCGCGGATGATATCATTAAAAAAATTGAGGCTGGTAATGTAAGTTTGCCTTTAAATACAGCATTGATTACTGGTACACAGGCCCTTTTTGGGATTAAAACCCAATTGCAGTTTGGGAAACTGAACGTGACCAGTGTGTTCTCGCAACAAAAGTCGCAATCAAGGGAAATCAAAATTAACAACGGTGCGCAACAAAATGAATTTCGCCTGAGTGGAGATAATTACGAGGCCAATAAGCATTACTTTTTAGCCCAGTATTTCCGCAATAACTACAACAAAGCCTTAAGTAATCCGCCGACGGTAACCACTGGCGTAATTGTAACCAAAATAGAGGTTTGGATTACCAATAAAACAGGTAATACCACTGATTCCAGAGACGTTTTGGGCTTTATTGACCTGGGTGAAAATACGCCTTACAATACCACTCAGATAACGGGAGGTGCCGGATATTCTGCACTACCTTCGGGATTTACCTCGCCTTTATCGCCCCGGGCCTCTAATAACTTATTGACACAGATTCCTGCCGATGCGAGATCTACCAATTCCAATTCGGTTATTGCCTATTTTCAGCCTTATGGTGGAACAGACAATTTTGCCAAGCTAACCTATGCACGCAAGCTGGCAGATAAGGAATATACCTTTCATGCCAAACTGGGGTATCTTTCATTAAACAATGCTTTGAATGCTGATGAGGTATTGGCTGTGGCTTATCGCTATACATTTAATGGGGTGGAATACCAGGTGGGTGAGTTTTCTACTGATCAGTCTTTTGACCAGGCGGCACCAAAAGTGTTGTTTGCGAAATTGCTGAAAAATGAAACGACCAAGGTAAACCTGCCAACCTGGGATTTGATGATGAAAAATATCTATTCTATTGGTGGTTATCAGATCAGTCAGCAGAACTTTAAGCTAGATATCTTTCGCATAGATAATGAAAGCGGCATTGAACGCCCTGTGTTAACGGAGGGAATGGACAGTGTTAAAAATAAACTCTGGATAGACCTCACCAGCGTAGATCGGTTAAATCAGCAGAAGGAGCGTAAACCAGATGGTGTTTTTGACTTTGAGGTAGAGAATAATCCATTTGGCAGCAGTGGCAGCTCGGCTGCTGCTGTAGCATCGGCCTTAAATTCTACCTCAACAAATTCAAACGCCAGTCTCTCTGCCTTTGCTTCTAACATACGCAATAGCTACATTACCATAGACCCGCTGAACGGAAGAATTATATTTCCGGTGGTGGAGCCTTTTGGTAGGGATTTGGCAGCCAAGTTTACCAATCAGCAAAACCTGATTGATAAGTACACCTTTACGGCACTATATGACTCTACCAAGGTAATTGCACAGCAATTGTTTACCAATCAAAACAGGTACGTGATTAAGGGATCCTATCAGTCTGAAGTTGCCTCAGAGTTTAGCCTTAATTCCATTAACGTTCCGGAAGGTTCTGTAAAGGTTTTTGCGGGAACCATACCGCTATCTGAAGGGACAGACTATACCGTAGATTATCAGGGCGGCAGGGTAAAAATTTTAAATACCGGCTTGCTTACTTCTGGTCAGCCGATAAGGATTACTACAGAAAACAATGAGCTTTTTGGTCTCCAGCAACGGTCTTTATTTGGTACACGCTTTGACTACCGGGTAAACAACAAGCTGAATATTGGTGCCACCTATATGAACCTGACGGAGAAGCCACTAACGGCTAAGGTAAATATTGGTGAAGAACCGATTTCAAATACCATGTTTGGTTTGGATTTAAACTACAGCTCCTCTTCCAGATTTTTAACAAAAATGGTAGATAAACTACCCTTTATTTCTACTAAAGTACCTTCAAGTATTACGTTTTCCGGAGAGTATGCACAATTGGTGCCGGGACACCCAAGTGCGCTAAACGCAGATGGTAGTAAAGGGGGCACAAGTTACCTGGACGATTTTGAAGCGTCACGCTCTGTAATTGACTTAAAAAGCGCAATTTCATGGCAGCTTTCGGGAACACCGCAAATGTTTACCGAATCTAGCCTGATTAATGATCTTGCCTATGGCTACAACAGGGCGAAAATTGCATTTTACAATATTGACCCTTCATTTTACAACAGAACAGGAAGTAACATACCAGATTACCTAAAAAACGACCGTGCGCAACTGTCTAACCACTATGTAAGGGAGATTATTGAGCAAGAAGTATTTCCTTTTAAAGAAACGGCAACCGGACAAGCGATTACACTGCCAACTTTAGATGTGGCTTTTTATCCAAACATCCGTGGTCCTTATAATTATACAACCACTGGATTTACGCCTGATGGTAAACTGACCTTGCCACGCAACCGTTGGGGTGGTTTGTTCAGAAGAATAGAAACTAATGATTTTGAAGCGCTGAACATTGAGTTTATTGAGCTTTGGGTAATGGACCCTAATATTTACAAACCAAACTCTGCTGGTGGAGATTTGTATTTTAACTTAGGTAATATCTCTGAAGACATTTTGAAAGACGGTCGTAAATCTTTGGAAAATGGATTGCCCACAGATGGAGATCCAACCAAATACGACGAAACCAACTGGGGGCGGGTACCTAAACTGCAGCCGGTAGTTCAGGCTTTTGACAACAGCCCGGATGCAAGACGAGTTCAGGACGTTGGTTTAGATGGTTTATCAAGCGCACAGGAAAGGGCTAAGTTTGCTATTATCCTTAACCAGATTAAGGCGCAGCTAAATCCTGATGCGGCAGCAGAATTTGACAATGATCCTTCATCTGATGACTACAGTTATTTTAGAGGTACGGCTTTAGACCAAATGCGGGCCGGAATTTTAAGAAGGTACCAAAACTACAACGGTACGGAAGGAAACTCCAGGACGCCTCAGCAATCTCAGGAAGATTTTGGTGTAGAAAACTCGGCCTCTACTTCATTGCCTGATGGTGAGGATGTGAACCGTGATAACAACATGACGCAAAGCGATGAGTACTTTCAGTACAAGGTTTCTATGCGTCCGGCAGATTTGGAAGTGGGTAAAAATTACGTAACAGATAAAATTGTATCTCAAGTGAAACTGGCCAATGGTGCTACCCAACCGGTAACCTGGTACCAAATCCGTATCCCCCTTGCAGATAATAACAGGAATAAAGTTGGAAATATCCAGGATTTTAAATCCATCCGATATTTAAGGATGTTTTTAACCAATTATGCCGATACTACCATACTGAGGTTTGCAAAAATTCAGTTGGTAAGGGGAGAGTGGAGACAATACAATACCACAAATGATCCTGCGCAGGTGATTGTAGATCCCGCACTTCAACCTGCGGCATCAGACAATTCCATTATCGAGGTGGCTACTGTAAACATTGAAGAAAATGGAAAACGTACCCCCATCCCTTATGTATTGCCTCCAGGTATTTTAAGAGAGCGTGATTTTAGCAATTACAGGGGAGATACCCGTCAAAATGAGCAGTCCCTTTCTGTAACCGTAAGGAACCTTAGGGATGGATATGGAAGAGCCGCTTTTAAGACTGCCTTTAACGATTTCAGGTCTTATAAACGTTTGGAAATGTTTATCCACGCAGAAGCGCTTGGCAATACGGTATTGAATGACCGGGACCTGCAGGCCTTTTTAAGGATTGGTACAGACAACCAGGACAATTATTATGAATATTCGCAGCCATTGATGGTTACGCAACCCAATACCAGTAATCCTTATGCCATTTGGCCTGATGCCAATAAAATGGATATTGAGCTGGAACTTTTTCAGAATGCAAAAATTGCACGTAATAAGGCTACTACATCCACCGGTGCTGCCTGGCCAATTAACATTCCTTTTGTGTATGCTGATGGCGACAGGACCATTACCATTAAAGGGCAACCGGATATGAGTAAGGTGCGGGTTTATATGCTGGGGGTTAAGAACCCATACCGCAATACCAGTAATCCTGCGGCAGATGATGGTTTTGATAAAAGTGCCATCATTTGGTTCAACGAACTCAGGCTAACGGAATTTGATGAACGCGGCGGCTGGGCGGCTACGGCAAGGGTAAGCGCTAAATTGGCTGACTTTGCTGATGTGAACATTTCGGGAAGTAAATCTACCATTGGTTTTGGTTCGCTGGATACCAGGGTTAGTGAAAGAAACCGTTCAGACAACCAGCTTTTTGATATCTCATCTAGCATGGAACTTGGTAAGTTTTTCCCTAAAAAAAGCGGGATTAAAATACCGATGTTTGTGAGTTATTCAAGCCAGATTAGTACACCTCAATACAATCCAATGATGCCGGATATTGAATTGAAAAGGGCATTGGATGAAGCCACTAAAGAAGAGAAAAAGGCCATCCTGAACTATGCCCAGGATTATACCACACGCAATAGCATTAACTTTACCAATGTGCATAAAGAGCGTACAGATCCGGAACAGAAGGTAAAGTTATGGGATGTTGAGAATTTAAGTGCCAGTTACGCCTATACAAAATTCTCTCACCGCGATTTCATCAATGAGAATACACTACAGCAAACGTACCGCGCCTCTTTGGCCTATAATTATAGTAACCTGCAAAGAAGTTATCAGCCTTTTGACAAGCTGATTAAATCTAACTTGCTTGCGCTACTGAAAGACATCAATTTTAGCTTGCTACCAAGTGCTATCAATTTCAGGATAGATGTAGACCGTTACTATTCTGAAAACAGCCTGAGAAACAATGATCCGGGCAACTACATTCCTGTAAATACGACCTTTAATAAAAACTTCCTCATTACCCGGGTATATGGCATTTCATGGAACCTGAGCAAATCACTTACATTGGATTTTGATGCCACAAACTATTCCATCATTGACGAGCCGGATGGTAGGATTGAAGGGATGAAAAGAGATACGGTTTGGCAAAACCTGAAACGTTTGGGCCGTACTACAGATTATAACCACAACATGAACATTACCTATACCTTGCCGGTTAATAAAATTCCGGGTCTGGACTGGGTAAGTGTGGCTACGCGTTACGGTACAAATTTTAACTGGCAGACAGAGCCGCTTTCTACCTTGCGTGATCCTAACATCAATTTAGGCAACACCATTCAAAATGCGAGGACCATACAGGTTAACCCAACTTTAAATATGGCCGGGTTGTACAACAAGTTTGGATTTGTGAAAAGGGCTAATGCCAGTGGAGAAGAGGGTGGTGGTGGATCGGCTTTCTTTGTTGGATTATTAACCAGTGTTAAAAACATAAACGCTGCCTTTACCCAAACAAAAGGTACATTTTTACCGGGCTATTTGCCGAAAACAACCTACTTTGGGATAGATGACATCACTGGTGCACCAGGGCTTGGTTTTGTGTTTGGAAGTCAGCGCGACATTAGAGAGATGGCATTGAGCAGCAACTGGCTCACTACAGATACATTGCAATCGCAGTTGTATATCAATACCCTGCGTGAAGATTTGAGTTTAACAGGTACTGTTGAACCTTTAAAAGATTTGAGGATAACCTTGACAGCCAATAAAAACCGGACTTTAAACTATTCTACCAATTTTAGGTACGATGCCAGTACAGGTGGTTTTACCAATTTTAGTCCATATACCACTGGTGATTATAGCATTTCATTTATCAGTATTGGGACTGCTTTTTCAGACAAGAACGGTAGTACAGTATCTCAGCTTTTTAATCAGTTTATGGACAACAGGCAGGTGATATCAAGACGTTTAGGCGGTTTAAATCCAAATTCTTCTGGTGTAACAGGAGGATTTGCTGATGGCTATAATAAAACCTCTCAGGATGTGGTGGTAGCGGCCTTCCTTGCGGCCTATTCTGGTAAGGATGCTTCAAAAAGCAGCTTAAATTCCATGCCTAAAATTCCTTTGCCCAACTGGCGGATCAATTACAGTGGCCTATCCAGAATGGCTTTTGTGCAGGAAACCTTTAAATCTATAGATCTGCGCCATTCTTACCGTTCGGTATACAGCATCAACAGTTTCAACTCACTCATCAGGTATCAGGAAACTGATGGTTTTGCCGCCAGCAGAGATGTAAATAATGATTTTATGCCTGCTTATCAGTATTCTCAGGTTACCATTGCAGAACAGTTTTCGCCACTGATTGGTATAGATACCAGGCTTAAAAATAACCTGACCGCCAATTTTGAAATTGGCAAAACCAGGTTACTGGGCTTAAGTTTGTCAAACAGTCAGCTGGCGCAGTTAACAGAAAACAATATGGTATTTGGTTTCGGCTATCGTACCACCAAGTTCCGTTTCCCTTTTGGCTTATTTAAGCAGGTAAGAATGGACAACAACATGGACTTTAAGCTTGATGTTGCGGTAAGGGACAATAAAACGGTGATTTACCGTGCCGATGTGGAAGATGCAGAGGTTTCTTCGGGGGCTAAAAATATTACTTTGAGGCCAAGTGTAGATTATATCCTAAATCAGCGTTTCAATATCAAACTATTTTACGATTCAAACATTACCAAGCCATATACCTCGCAGTCTTTCAATACTTCATTTAGTAATTTTGGATTTAGTTTGCGGATTACGTTGAATTAG
- the gcvH gene encoding glycine cleavage system protein GcvH yields MNFPVELKYTKDHEWVKVAGEEVYIGITEFAQRELGDIVYIDINTVGEEVAKDEVFGTVEAVKTVSDLFMPVTSTVLEINAELQDNPELVNSDPYGKGWMVKVTLADAADLDGLLSADAYKALVGA; encoded by the coding sequence ATGAATTTTCCAGTAGAATTAAAATACACAAAAGACCACGAGTGGGTTAAAGTAGCAGGTGAAGAAGTTTATATTGGTATTACTGAATTTGCGCAACGCGAGCTTGGTGATATTGTTTATATAGACATCAATACTGTTGGTGAAGAAGTTGCCAAAGACGAAGTATTTGGAACGGTAGAGGCTGTTAAAACGGTTTCTGATTTGTTTATGCCGGTTACTTCTACTGTCTTAGAAATTAATGCTGAATTGCAGGATAATCCTGAACTTGTGAACTCTGATCCTTATGGAAAAGGATGGATGGTAAAGGTAACATTGGCTGATGCAGCTGACCTGGATGGCTTGCTTTCGGCAGATGCATATAAAGCTTTAGTAGGCGCTTAA
- a CDS encoding FeoA family protein translates to MKLSQLNPGEQGTIVSFTDLEMSVKLMEMGCLPGEVVEVERFAPLGCPITIRVAGYQLCLRKQEASVIIIQ, encoded by the coding sequence ATGAAACTTTCACAGTTAAATCCGGGAGAACAAGGCACCATCGTATCATTTACAGATCTGGAAATGTCTGTTAAATTAATGGAAATGGGTTGCCTGCCCGGCGAGGTAGTAGAAGTGGAACGTTTTGCGCCCCTGGGTTGTCCAATAACCATTCGTGTAGCTGGTTACCAGCTCTGTTTAAGGAAACAAGAGGCTTCTGTTATTATAATACAATAA
- a CDS encoding VanZ family protein — translation MSRLTASLKSQGWAIAWTVFILILCSIKMPASDGSAGFFFAGFDKMVHLGFFFVLTILLFFGRIRSKHNYSFRKLTIFKIILITAGLGGGIELMQLAFFDYRGAEWWDFACDMFGVMMGIFSYMLLHKFDFHENKI, via the coding sequence TTGAGCCGCCTCACTGCATCTCTTAAGTCTCAGGGCTGGGCTATTGCCTGGACTGTGTTTATCCTTATACTTTGCAGTATAAAAATGCCGGCATCCGATGGGTCTGCCGGCTTTTTTTTTGCTGGATTTGATAAAATGGTACACCTGGGCTTCTTTTTTGTGCTCACTATCCTCCTGTTTTTTGGCAGGATCCGCAGTAAGCACAATTATAGTTTCAGAAAATTAACGATCTTTAAAATTATCCTGATTACAGCAGGTTTGGGCGGTGGTATTGAACTGATGCAACTTGCATTTTTTGATTACCGTGGTGCCGAATGGTGGGATTTTGCCTGTGACATGTTTGGCGTAATGATGGGTATTTTTAGTTATATGTTACTCCACAAGTTTGATTTTCATGAAAACAAAATTTAA